In Streptomyces sp. NBC_00483, a single window of DNA contains:
- a CDS encoding GH92 family glycosyl hydrolase: MRASPSPSSQNSPGPLRSLRSLAPLRSLRSLRSLRRTVTAAFVVTTVAAATLTPGVASAKESGPGFASDPTSLVDTSIGNNGDGTTFPGATTPFGMVQLSPDTQLNKYASYDYAQDTILGFSHTHLSGVGCQTMGNIRFMPTTGAVTSSDPAQYGAKFSHDNETRSPGYYGVKFDNGIKAELSATQRTGQHRYTFPSGSGAENVLIEAGESNGSTYAGDIKVVGDNTVEGWVQGGNFCGETGKERYRVYFSAKFDRTFSKFGTWSDGTLTPNQRAASRGEKRAGAWLSFDPSKGDKVGASVGLSYTSVDGARLNRGAEQPSSFDRARSGAHDAWRDELNRMRVAGGSTADQRTYYSALYRSLLHPSIGSDVDNRYRGFDDKVHRADSTYYQMFSLWDTYRSQNQLVALLHPDKAADMAKSLLHVYKDGGWLPRWGLGNSETNVMSGDPVTPFIVDLYNRGLLDHRTSRELFDALWKNVNEVPADQSTFRGRDGNPTYVKNGFVGYQDLPGYKFGDSRQAGSATLEYALGDCALATMADGLGHRDKAATLASRCDNFSKLWDSGVTSEGFTGFPVTKNADGSVAGDPDPTQSGAFHEGTAWQYQWLAQQNPKALYGLMGGKAAAEKRLDKFFDMPTVLSDPAKAAKDSWVTGAYDYHNNFAFNPNNEPDFHAPWMYAWTDTPWKTSSVLRAMRTLFTDDPYGMPGNDDLGATSSLLVFAMAGVFEVQPGSAKYVLSAPMFDKVEIRPAHGRKISIEAPGADASKLQYVSSVTTGKGTPLRQSWLSHKDLLGAGKIGFKLSDKPTSWGANAAPPAVAGN, translated from the coding sequence ATGAGAGCGTCGCCGTCACCGAGCTCGCAGAACTCACCGGGACCACTGAGATCGCTGAGGTCGCTCGCACCACTGCGATCGCTGCGATCGCTGCGATCGCTGCGGCGCACCGTCACCGCCGCGTTCGTCGTCACCACGGTGGCCGCCGCCACCCTCACCCCCGGTGTCGCGAGCGCCAAGGAGAGCGGGCCCGGCTTCGCCTCCGACCCGACGAGCCTGGTCGACACGTCGATCGGCAACAACGGCGACGGAACCACCTTCCCCGGTGCCACCACCCCCTTCGGCATGGTCCAGCTGAGCCCCGACACGCAGCTGAACAAGTACGCCTCGTACGACTACGCGCAGGACACCATCCTCGGCTTCAGCCACACGCACCTCTCCGGTGTCGGCTGTCAGACGATGGGCAATATCCGGTTCATGCCGACCACGGGCGCGGTGACCTCGTCCGATCCGGCGCAGTACGGCGCGAAGTTCAGCCATGACAACGAGACCCGCTCGCCCGGCTATTACGGCGTGAAGTTCGACAACGGCATCAAGGCCGAGCTGTCGGCGACCCAGCGGACCGGCCAGCACCGCTATACGTTCCCCAGCGGTTCGGGCGCCGAGAACGTCCTCATCGAGGCCGGGGAGAGCAACGGCAGCACGTACGCCGGTGACATCAAGGTCGTCGGCGACAACACCGTCGAAGGCTGGGTGCAGGGCGGCAACTTCTGCGGGGAGACCGGCAAGGAGCGCTACCGGGTCTACTTCAGCGCCAAGTTCGACCGGACGTTCTCGAAGTTCGGCACCTGGAGCGACGGCACCCTCACCCCGAACCAGCGTGCGGCCTCGCGGGGCGAAAAGCGCGCGGGTGCCTGGCTGTCGTTCGACCCGTCCAAGGGCGACAAGGTCGGCGCGTCGGTGGGCCTGTCCTATACCTCGGTCGACGGCGCGCGCCTCAACCGCGGTGCGGAGCAGCCGAGTTCGTTCGACCGGGCTCGCTCCGGCGCGCACGACGCGTGGCGCGACGAGCTGAACCGGATGCGCGTCGCCGGTGGCTCCACCGCCGACCAGCGCACGTACTACAGCGCCCTGTACCGCTCGCTCCTGCACCCGTCGATCGGCTCCGACGTCGACAACCGCTATCGCGGCTTCGACGACAAGGTGCATCGCGCGGATTCCACGTACTACCAGATGTTCTCGCTCTGGGACACGTACCGCTCGCAGAACCAGCTGGTAGCGCTGCTGCACCCGGACAAGGCCGCCGACATGGCCAAGTCCCTGCTGCACGTGTACAAGGACGGTGGCTGGCTGCCGCGTTGGGGCCTCGGCAACAGTGAGACGAACGTGATGAGCGGCGACCCCGTCACCCCGTTCATCGTCGACCTGTACAACCGGGGTCTGCTCGACCACCGCACCTCGCGCGAGCTCTTCGACGCGCTGTGGAAGAACGTCAACGAGGTGCCGGCCGACCAGTCGACCTTCCGTGGCCGCGACGGCAACCCGACGTACGTCAAGAACGGCTTCGTCGGCTACCAGGATCTGCCCGGCTACAAGTTCGGCGACAGCCGCCAGGCCGGTTCGGCCACGCTCGAGTACGCGCTCGGCGACTGCGCCCTCGCCACGATGGCCGACGGCCTCGGTCACCGGGACAAAGCCGCGACGCTCGCCTCGCGCTGCGACAACTTCAGCAAGTTGTGGGACTCGGGCGTCACTTCGGAGGGCTTCACCGGCTTCCCGGTGACGAAGAACGCCGACGGCAGCGTCGCGGGCGACCCCGACCCGACCCAGTCCGGCGCCTTCCACGAGGGCACGGCCTGGCAGTACCAGTGGCTCGCGCAGCAGAACCCGAAGGCCCTCTACGGCCTGATGGGCGGCAAGGCGGCGGCCGAGAAGCGGCTCGACAAGTTCTTCGACATGCCGACCGTGCTCAGTGACCCGGCGAAGGCCGCGAAGGACTCCTGGGTGACGGGCGCGTACGACTACCACAACAACTTCGCGTTCAACCCGAACAACGAGCCCGACTTCCACGCTCCGTGGATGTACGCGTGGACCGACACCCCGTGGAAGACCTCCTCGGTGCTGCGGGCCATGCGGACGCTGTTCACCGACGACCCGTACGGCATGCCCGGGAATGACGACCTCGGCGCCACGTCGTCGCTGCTCGTCTTCGCCATGGCCGGTGTCTTCGAGGTCCAGCCCGGCTCGGCGAAGTACGTCCTGTCGGCCCCGATGTTCGACAAGGTCGAGATCCGCCCGGCACACGGCCGCAAGATCAGCATCGAGGCACCCGGCGCCGACGCGTCGAAGCTTCAGTACGTCTCGTCCGTGACCACGGGCAAGGGCACGCCGCTGCGCCAGAGCTGGCTCTCCCACAAGGACCTGCTCGGCGCCGGCAAGATCGGCTTCAAGCTCTCGGACAAGCCGACTAGTTGGGGCGCGAACGCGGCGCCGCCTGCGGTGGCCGGAAACTGA
- a CDS encoding TetR/AcrR family transcriptional regulator, producing the protein MPTAKSSSYHHGDLRRAILTAALDVIATEGPGALSLRDLARRAGVSHAAPAHHFKDRTGLLTAIAAEGFELLADALAEAADLRERGVRYLRFGIEHPAHFQVMFQPDLLRSDDAALLAARARTGAELRSGVADVPASGRGKDAQLAGVAAWSLAHGFTTLLLSENLRGPVDGRDPEDVFRALTELLFSGGRG; encoded by the coding sequence ATGCCCACCGCCAAGAGCAGCTCGTACCACCACGGGGACCTGCGCCGCGCCATCCTGACGGCGGCCCTCGACGTCATCGCCACCGAGGGGCCGGGCGCCCTGAGCCTGCGCGACCTCGCCCGCCGCGCAGGCGTCTCGCACGCGGCCCCCGCCCACCACTTCAAGGACCGCACGGGCCTGCTCACCGCGATCGCCGCGGAGGGCTTCGAACTGCTGGCGGACGCCCTGGCCGAGGCGGCGGACCTGCGCGAACGCGGGGTGCGCTACCTCCGGTTCGGCATCGAGCACCCGGCGCACTTCCAGGTCATGTTCCAGCCGGACCTGCTGCGCTCCGACGACGCCGCGCTGCTCGCCGCCCGCGCCCGCACCGGAGCCGAACTGCGCTCCGGGGTCGCCGACGTACCGGCAAGCGGACGAGGCAAGGACGCCCAACTCGCGGGAGTCGCCGCCTGGTCACTCGCCCACGGCTTCACCACGCTCCTGCTGAGCGAGAACCTGCGGGGGCCGGTGGACGGTCGGGACCCGGAGGACGTGTTCCGGGCGCTGACCGAGCTGCTGTTCTCCGGAGGCCGGGGATAG